From a region of the Terriglobales bacterium genome:
- a CDS encoding ferritin family protein: protein MSRDFASLTPQETLLAAITIEERNGRLYRNYAEMFEELSDPDSQQVAQAFREMAEEEDRHAAQLRASYLERYEKQLCLLTPSEMADTIEFPRLEDGDIYSVGRMRVGSISRVNALRVALAAEEHARRFYQRLAEGASDPPMARLYAELAQFEAGHIVFLNQKLRGISHLTNAG, encoded by the coding sequence ATGAGCCGCGACTTCGCCTCACTCACGCCCCAGGAGACCCTGCTCGCCGCCATCACCATCGAGGAGCGCAACGGGCGCCTCTACCGCAACTACGCCGAGATGTTCGAGGAGCTGAGCGACCCCGACTCGCAGCAGGTGGCGCAGGCCTTCCGCGAGATGGCGGAGGAGGAGGACCGGCACGCCGCCCAACTGCGCGCCTCCTACCTGGAGCGCTACGAGAAGCAGCTCTGCCTGCTGACCCCGAGCGAGATGGCCGACACCATCGAGTTCCCGCGGCTGGAGGACGGCGACATCTACTCCGTGGGGCGGATGCGGGTGGGCAGCATCAGCCGGGTCAACGCGCTGCGCGTGGCCCTGGCCGCCGAGGAGCACGCCCGCCGCTTCTACCAGCGCCTGGCCGAAGGCGCCAGCGATCCTCCGATGGCGCGCCTGTACGCCGAACTGGCGCAGTTCGAGGCCGGGCACATCGTCTTCCTCAACCAGAAGCTGCGCGGGATCTCCCACCTGACCAACGCCGGCTGA